A single window of Lepeophtheirus salmonis chromosome 2, UVic_Lsal_1.4, whole genome shotgun sequence DNA harbors:
- the LOC121113801 gene encoding serine/threonine-protein phosphatase 2A 56 kDa regulatory subunit gamma isoform codes for MLKEEEGSQKPSSDQDPSSSSSDSVSNSIKLENPSCTPPVAKYCSPSSSSSVVSKSMKERRQSSSRFNVSSNRELVQLQAFDDDSPHDQETLFIQKIKQCQVLFDFSSDPLSDLKWKEVKRATLNEMTEYVRRSDGVLTEAVYPEIVLMFSTNVFRTLPPSSNPNGAEFDPEEDEPTLEAAWPHLQLVYEFFLRCLESSDFQPPLVKKYIDQKFVLQLLELFDSEDPRERDFLKTTLHRIYGKFLGLRAYIRKQINNIFYRFVYETERHNGVGELLEILGSIINGFALPLKEEHKIFLLKVLMPLHKVKSMAVYHPQLAYCVVQFLEKDPSLTENVILNLLRYWPKVHSPKEVMFLNELEEILDVIEPLEFQKVMIPLFNQMAKCVSSLHFQVAERALYYWNNEYIMSLIAENAAVILPIMYPALYKNSKSHWNKTIHGLIYNAIKLFMEMNQKLFDECTHQFKIEQKKEKEKLRQRQIAWVKLEAAAKDNPEIENISVLMKKNSLAASSSIHALTVNLPKESPNNGGDEVVDSLSMKFESTEMIKVNPQAINAKKNSNEKPLLRRKSELPTDIYTQKVLESHKRADDFLTPTPDSSKA; via the exons ATGCTGAAAGAGGAGGAAGGGAGCCAAAAGCCATCATCCGATCAAGATCCTTCGTCAAGTAGCAGTGACTCCGTCTCGAATTCCATCAAATTGGAGAATCCCAGTTGTACTCCTCCCGTGGCCAAGTACTGTAGCCCCTCGTCCTCATCCTCAGTAGTATCCAAAAGCATGAAGGAGCGTCGACAGAGCAGCTCTCGATTCAATGTCTCCTCGAATCGGGAGTTGGTTCAGCTTCAAGCCTTCGATGATGATTCTCCTCATGATCAGGAAACTCTATTCATTCAGAAAATCAAGCAATGTCAAGTTTTATTCGACTTCAGCTCGGATCCTCTCTCTGATCTCAAATGGAAGGAG GTTAAAAGAGCAACTTTAAATGAGATGACTGAATATGTGAGGAGGTCGGATGGAGTGTTGACTGAAGCAGTGTATCCGGAAATTGTACTTATGTTTAGTACTAATGTGTTCCGTACTCTGCCACCCTCGTCAAACCCTAATGGAGCTGAGTTTGATCCTGAAGAAGATGAGCCTACCTTAGAAGCTGCTTGGCCACACTTGCAGTTGGTTTACGAATTTTTCTTGCGCTGTCTCGAGTCATCTGATTTCCAGCCACCACTCGTCAAAAAGTACATTGATCAAAAATTCGTGCTTCAACTGTTGGAGCTATTTGATTCTGAGGATCCACGGGAAAGGGATTTCCTCAAAACAACTCTTCATCGCATCTATGGAAAGTTTTTGGGTCTCCGAGCCTATATTCGAAAGCAaatcaataacatattttatcgGTTTGTGTATGAAACGGAACGGCACAATGGAGTTGGAGAACTATTGGAGATTCTAGGAAGTATCATAAATGGCTTTGCATTACCCTTGAAGGAAGAGCacaagatttttcttttaaaagtccTTATGCCTCTTCATAAGGTGAAATCCATGGCTGTCTATCATCCTCAGCTTGCATATTGCGTTGTTCAATTCCTTGAAAAAGATCCCTCTCTTACGGAAAAcgtaattttgaatcttttacgATACTGGCCCAAGGTTCATTCACCCAAGGAAGTCATGTTCCTGAATGAATTGGAAGAAATATTGGACGTGATTGAGCCAttagaatttcaaaaagttatgattCCTCTCTTTAATCAAATGGCTAAATGTGTATCCAGCTTACATTTCCAAGTAGCAGAGCGTGCCCTTTACTACTGGAATAATGAGTACATTATGTCTCTAATTGCTGAAAATGCTGCAGTAATCCTTCCCATCATGTATCCTGCACTGTATAAAAACTCGAAATCTCACTGGAACAAAACAATTCATGGCTTAATCTATAACGCCATCAAATTGTTTATGGAAATGAATCAGAAGTTATTTGATGAGTGTACACACCAGTTTAAGATtgaacaaaagaaagaaaaagaaaagttgagGCAAAGACAGATTGCTTGGGTCAAATTGGAAGCAGCCGCTAAGGATAATCCAGAGATCGAAAATATATCAGTGCTCATGAAGAAGAACTCTTTAGCTGCGTCTTCTTCTATACACGCTCTCACTGTTAATCTCCCTAAAGAATCCCCTAATAATGGGGGAGATGAAGTCGTAGATTCTCTGTCAATGAAATTTGAATCTACAGAAATGATAAAAGTAAATCCTCAGGCTATCAATGCCAAGaaaaatagtaatgaaaaaCCTCTCCTGAGACGTAAATCAGAATTGCCTACAGATATTTATACTCAAAAAGTATTGGAGAGTCACAAGAGGGCTGATGATTTTCTTACTCCCACACCTGATTCGAGTAAGGCCTAA
- the LOC121113800 gene encoding uncharacterized protein: MPGGPLAPKKSCVEGKEPEMCDSGADCSMRDVEKTEDRSVFSSQVLDSALCDKDLRTSYVVPQSAAAQCISEKTTGMPLPQDEILPTDVGLNLGLGIKRKMEMSEQHDDLNMPGAKRSKKPKTLSEKRVKLEEDIRKYGHAAVEKMYPRPDRPPTSTVKRKRGPKSGIKMKPKPYGLDFKEIDAQLILRPFSHDKYIQQPEYNSVVYINRRKGMVPLSSLGKDCQSVLSSDAKLLSGRNVSYGKPSLFVKEHGRVIAIGGSRNKENDSLKVIPVPDIKSRLARSQSSLDFIPFYMDEEFTSFAVGAIYSPKKKPKIDIRTWKKMKKNESDKVDLKEVLRKKSIVDHVYDKMLQSVPKKTEEENDPTTTTSEDGSKSQQHNDLDESEDRLFLSDDEEENERENTTTKSANESCKIFNKLLDSTSSFVNPLPDPEGCPVTSAEFRTALKERNSKTLTGYEICDIEDCFCRNAYTLMEVSTPATDGTRTPESNIPTPIENKDQHVVKNLKKVKRALKTLGVNLVEFDVTNGIRKDCDKDFCRLGCICETLSGSPVVPNHCCKIECMFRCHCSEETLKKLSSSRKVAISPSAYTNFQDKSPPNVVTTGGRDLIMIAGRQKRERKMPTRYQDTDALTLESASQDFMSKSEDVFNLDTILVPGKENPNIVKMISNGIRDGVSRKCTVLVPKINLSNLDISVKPWCMYHCRHSCPCFKFENPLDYAPDLSKSRNVARRSSKLVSLICLDDEEKDNDDNVEKETSNKTYKVRKDQCARTEGMCINPSYKLKMPHKFVTVKESAEAEIKGDVISFKLPHDDKKTVIDLTLKPSKAVQYINWYILHYVFTHNIVRIWYFTRNGKFVFFISRFSSPPYMKNSNNVKDLIKHTTDLSNLPIFARELMSTKKCESNSQKFAILTSSGIAWEITGILQKKGDKTTTPLNNKSIKEPSVVNLELSNQRLDPGQNLVTVVQADIAVMQIKLPQTSSNQYWCTLRVPIGEESVPCPETSISLKTIIIKQAADLANSENTTVRIPIEATSVGSSSFGIYAVPCLKKHVFIGPYIVKEVKEFETSSEIDCGLKEEEEDITIIPTIQTPTSNSGCRRKQKLTTKYDEIDRINNEKIITSLVELVADTAVVFGERRKKRRRFSHRPIMGSVPSVVSKEKTIEEISVIEEEKNGSKLQSDILKETSTNNEIPNYRNLPNSDYGIIVTGQIDAKFKCVIDIDIPNQENLKVFKNSIGSDRVQFYHPSFPKHIVMCKDVINARKWMEEYITLAERHSSPLLQPSILKSRLMRCRRKVKKEALTEEQRQEYIQLFYKLRRSMLPEHDASLMYNRVQVIDYATILIQDLKKKVQDQEKVKKELLTLRSGLFDEFTSKLKGLPIDLKKKFVYDLKTGLKKGKPSPESQQPASLKPPPVAIIQRSFTNKKVSNAMPDLIPIHGDIEGPSKSAATTKTLPPPEEKKNRKPLNAFMLWAKKQRPKFVSSGLSTGELSRMLVDKWHQLSQKERQQYQIEAARLKKLNSNMESSDTTDKELLCSEKKKVVEEQDDNSIIVLDEKPSKKISPPIIEISLD; this comes from the exons ATGCCGGGTGGTCCACTTGCACCAAAGAAGAGTTGCGTTGAAGGGAAAGAGCCTGAAATGTGTGACTCTGGGGCGGATTGCAGCATGAGGGATGTGGAGAAGACAGAGGATCGATCCGTCTTTTCTAGTCAAGTCCTGGACTCGGCTCTGTGTGACAAAGATCTGAGAACTTCATATGTTGTGCCGCAAAGTGCTGCGGCACAGTGCATTTCTGAAAAAACGACAGGGATGCCCTTGCCCCAAGATGAG ATCCTGCCTACAGACGTGGGCTTGAACTTAGGCCTAGGAATCAAACGGAAAATGGAAATGAGCGAGCAGCATGATGACTTGAACATGCCTGGGGctaaaagaagtaaaaaaccCAAGACTCTGAGTGAGAAAAGGGTGAAACTGGAAGAGGATATTCGGAAGTATGGTCATGCTGCCgttgaaaaaatgtatccaaGACCAGACAGGCCGCCCACTTCAACTGTAAAAAGAAAGCGGGGCCCCAAGTCGGGAATTAAAATGAAACCTAAACCTTATG GTTTGGATTTCAAAGAGATTGATGCTCAACTCATACTTCGTCCGTTTTCACATGATAAGTACATTCAACAACCGGAATATAATAGTGTAGTGTATATCAACAGACGAAAAGGAATGGTTCCTCTCTCTAGTCTAGGTAAAGACTGTCAAAGTGTTCTTTCTAGTGATGCTAAGTTACTGTCCGGAAGAAATGTTTCTTATGGAAAACCAAGTCTTTTCGTCAAAGAACATGGACGAGTCATAGCCATTGGAGGAAGCAGAAACAAGGAAAATGATTCGCTCAAAGTTATTCCAGTTCCAGATATCAAATCTAGACTTGCAAGGTCACAATCCTCCTTGGATTTTATACCATTTTATATGGATGAAGAGTTCACTTCCTTTGCAGTGGGTGCTATCtattctccaaaaaagaaaccaaaaatagaTATACGCACAtggaagaaaatgaagaaaaatgaatcGGATAAGGTTGATCTTAAGGAAGTTTTGAGAAAGAAATCCATCGTAGATCATGTTTACGATAAAATGCTACAATCTGTCCCTAAGAAAACAGAGGAGGAGAACGATCCTACAACAACAACCTCTGAAGATGGTTCTAAAAGTCAACAACATAATGACTTGGATGAATCCGAAGATCGACTTTTTTTAAGTGAcgatgaagaagaaaatgagaGAGAAAATACTACTACTAAGAGTGCCAATGAGtcatgcaaaatatttaataagcttTTAGACTCTACTTCTTCCTTCGTCAACCCCTTACCAGATCCAGAAGGTTGCCCTGTGACATCTGCTGAATTTAGAACTGCTCTAAAAGAAAGGAATAGTAAGACATTGACAGGCTACGAAATTTGTGAtattgaagattgtttttgtcGAAATGCATATACTCTAATGGAGGTTTCAACTCCAGCAACAGACGGAACTCGCACTCCTGAAAGTAATATTCCTACACCCATTGAGAACAAAGATCAGCATGTTGTCAAAAATCTGAAAAAGGTTAAAAGAGCTTTAAAGACCCTTGGTGTTAATTTAGTGGAATTTGACGTTACGAATGGAATTCGAAAGGATTGTGATAAAGACTTTTGCCGACTTGGATGTATTTGTGAAACTTTATCGGGAAGTCCTGTCGTGCCCAATCATTGTTGTAAGATCGAGTGTATGTTTCGGTGTCATTGTAGTGAGGAAACTCTAAAGAAACTATCATCCTCTCGTAAAGTTGCAATATCACCATCAGCTTACACAAATTTCCAGGATAAGTCCCCACCCAATGTTGTGACAACAGGTGGGAGAGATCTTATTATGATTGCAGGTCGACAAAAAAGAGAACGTAAGATGCCCACGAGGTATCAGGATACAGACGCTTTGACACTTGAGTCTGCTTCTCAAGATTTCATGAGTAAATCAGAAGATGTTTTTAATCTTGATACTATATTGGTTCCCGGAAAGGAGAACCCAAATATTGTCAAGATGATCTCGAATGGAATTCGAGATGGAGTTTCCCGTAAATGTACTGTCCTTGTACCTAAAATTAACCTATCAAACCTCGACATCTCTGTTAAACCCTGGTGTATGTATCATTGTCGTCATTCCTGTCCCTGCTTCAAGTTTGAAAATCCTTTAGACTATGCGCCCGACTTAAGCAAATCTAGAAACGTGGCTCGAAGGTCTTCTAAATTAGTGTCATTAATATGTTTAGACGATGAGGAAAAGGATAACGATGATAATGTTGAGAAAGAAACAAGTAATAAAACTTACAAAGTACGTAAGGATCAATGTGCTAGAACGGAGGGCATGTGCATCAATCCATCTTATAAGCTTAAAATGCCGCACAAGTTTGTTACAGTCAAAGAGTCAGCAGAAGCTGAGATTAAGGGTGACGTGATATCTTTTAAATTACCTCATGATGACAAAAAGACTGTCATTGACCTTACACTCAAGCCTAGTAAAGCTGTTCAATACATTAATTGGTATATACTTCATTATGTATTCACTCACAATATTGTAAGGATTTGGTACTTCACTCGTAATggcaaatttgtattttttatctcaaGATTCTCAAGTCCTCCATATATGAAAAACTCTAATAATGTCAAGGACTTGATAAAACATACTACGGATCTTTCAAATTTACCTATTTTCGCCCGGGAATTAATGTCTACAAAGAAGTGTGAAAGTAATTCTCAGAAATTTGCTATTCTTACCAGTAGTGGAATAGCGTGGGAAATCACTGGAATACTACAGAAAAAAGGTGACAAGACAACAACTCCTTTGAATAACAAATCCATAAAAGAGCCATCAGTTGTTAATTTAGAATTGTCTAACCAAAGACTCGATCCAGGTCAAAATTTAGTGACAGTGGTACAAGCTGATATAGCTGTTATGCAGATTAAGTTACCACAAACGTCTTCAAATCAGTATTGGTGTACTTTACGAGTCCCTATCGGGGAGGAATCTGTTCCTTGTCCTGAAACTTCCATATCACTTAAGACAATTATAATTAAGCAAGCTGCAGATTTAGCTAACTCTGAGAATACAACTGTAAGAATTCCTATCGAAGCAACTTCCGTTGGTTCGTCTTCATTTGGGATTTATGCTGTCCCTTGCCTTAAAAAACACGTTTTTATCGGTCCCTATATAGTAAAGGAAGTCAAGGAATTTGAAACATCGTCTGAAATCGATTGTGGGTTAAAGGAGGAGGAAGAGGATATCACAATTATTCCTACGATCCAAACTCCTACCTCAAACTCAGGCTGTAGAAGGAAGCAaaaactgacaacaaaatacgatGAAATTGATcgaattaataatgaaaaaattataacttcttTAGTTGAATTAGTTGCAGATACAGCAGTTGTATTTGGGGAACGTCGTAAGAAACGAAGACGTTTTTCTCATAGACCCATCATGGGATCGGTCCCCTCAGTTGTTTCcaaagaaaaaactattgaaGAAATCTCAGTAATTGAAGAAGAGAAGAATGGTAGCAAGTTACAATCAgatattttaaaggaaacttctacaaataatgaaataccAAATTATAGGAACTTACCTAACTCAGACTATGGCATAATTGTAACAGGACAAATTGATGCTAAATTCAAATGTGTAATTGATATTGATATTCCTAATCAAGAAAATCTTAAAGTGTTTAAAAACTCCATTGGTAGTGATAGAGTTCAGTTCTACCATCCATCTTTTCCTAAGCATATTGTCATGTGCAAAGACGTGATTAATGCCAGAAAATGGATGGAGGAATATATTACACTAGCTGAAAGACATTCTTCACCTCTATTGCAGCCAAGTATTTTGAAGTCTAGACTTATGAGATGCAGAAGAAAAGTTAAGAAAGAGGCTCTGACTGAAGAACAGCGCCAAGAGTATATACAATTATTCTATAAGCTTAGGAGAAGTATGCTGCCGGAGCATGATGCTTCCCTCATGTATAATCGAGTTCAAGTTATTGATTATGCAACCATTTTAATAcaggatttaaagaaaaaggtaCAAGATcaggaaaaagttaaaaaagagttGTTAACTCTGAGATCTGGTCTTTTTGATGAATTTACATCTAAATTAAAGGGTTTACCCATTGACTTGAAAAAGAAGTTTGTCTATGATTTAAAAACTGGGTTAAAAAAAGGCAAACCAAGTCCCGAATCGCAGCAGCCCGCTTCACTGAAACCTCCGCCAGTGGCAATTATTCAGAGGAGTTTTACAAATAAGAAGGTGTCTAATGCTATGCCAGATCTTATTCCCATTCACGGGGATATTGAAGGGCCTTCTAAATCTGCAGCTACCACTAAAACACTGCCGCCGCccgaagaaaagaaaaatcgcAAGCCATTAAATGCATTTATGCTATGGGCAAAAAAGCAGAGACCAAAATTTGTATCATCTgg ACTTTCGACGGGCGAATTATCCAGAATGCTTGTTGACAAGTGGCATCAACTTAGTCAAAAGGAGAGACAACAATATCAGATTGAAGCCGCacgcttaaaaaaattgaactccAATATGGAGTCTAGTGATAC TACGGATAAGGAGTTGCTTTGCTCTGAGAAGAAAAAAGTTGTTGAAGAGCAGGATGATAATTCTATAATCGTTTTGGATGAGaaaccttcaaaaaaaatatcccctCCGATCATTGAAATTTCATTGGACTAA